One window from the genome of Paenibacillus azoreducens encodes:
- a CDS encoding glycoside hydrolase family 32 protein, translating to MSVLLQDHRRGTYHFSPRHNWMNDPNGMVYFNGEYHLFYQHHPNGTTWGPMHWGHAVSRDLVAWEELPIALAPDEHGTIFSGSAVVDWNDTTGFFGGKPGLVAIFTHHSDVPGAEHPVQSQSLAYSADQGRTWTKFVENPVLRHDSYIDFRDPKVFWHEPTSQWIMILACGQSVSLYRSPNLKVWTLASEFGEGIGFHGGVWECPDLFPLPVEGEPGSGKWVMLVSIGDAPDYEEGSRTQYFTGDFDGERFMPDAYSQGHVRWLDYGRDNYAGVSWSDVPAADGRRLFIGWMSNWKYANQTPTSGWRGAMTIARELQLIRVNGETVLTQQPVRELKAYRKPVLTMRDAKAKDVSVRLAGLRLDAIEIHACAGFAEAQGSFAWKVRTGAEQETVIGYDAEAGEVYVDRRRSGIADFHPQFAGRHAASLRTGAESLELRIFVDKSSVEVFVNGGESVLTDLIYPDPNSAGLSLQTDNERLTFDAFDLFEIAVPAK from the coding sequence ATGTCCGTACTGCTGCAAGATCATCGCCGGGGGACGTATCATTTTTCCCCGCGGCACAACTGGATGAACGATCCGAACGGCATGGTTTATTTCAATGGAGAGTATCACCTGTTTTATCAGCATCACCCGAACGGAACGACGTGGGGACCGATGCATTGGGGACATGCGGTGAGCAGGGATCTGGTGGCGTGGGAGGAGCTTCCGATCGCCCTTGCGCCGGATGAGCACGGCACGATTTTCTCGGGCAGCGCGGTGGTCGATTGGAACGACACGACGGGTTTTTTCGGCGGCAAACCGGGACTCGTCGCGATATTCACCCATCATTCCGACGTGCCCGGCGCGGAGCACCCGGTTCAGAGCCAAAGTCTCGCATACAGTGCCGATCAAGGGAGAACCTGGACCAAGTTTGTGGAAAATCCGGTGCTGCGCCATGACTCTTACATCGATTTCCGCGATCCCAAAGTGTTCTGGCATGAGCCTACGTCGCAGTGGATCATGATTCTGGCATGCGGCCAGTCCGTCAGCTTGTACCGCTCCCCGAATCTTAAGGTCTGGACGCTTGCCAGCGAATTCGGCGAAGGCATCGGTTTTCACGGCGGCGTCTGGGAATGCCCGGATTTGTTCCCGCTGCCCGTCGAAGGGGAGCCGGGCAGTGGCAAATGGGTGATGCTGGTGAGCATCGGGGATGCCCCGGATTATGAGGAAGGTTCAAGAACCCAATATTTCACGGGGGACTTCGACGGCGAACGCTTCATGCCGGATGCATACTCGCAAGGCCATGTTCGGTGGTTGGATTACGGCCGCGACAATTATGCAGGCGTGAGTTGGTCGGACGTTCCGGCGGCGGATGGAAGACGCCTCTTCATCGGCTGGATGAGCAACTGGAAATATGCAAATCAGACACCTACCAGCGGCTGGAGGGGGGCAATGACGATCGCCAGGGAATTGCAGCTTATCCGGGTGAACGGTGAGACAGTGCTGACCCAGCAGCCGGTGCGGGAGCTCAAAGCGTACCGCAAGCCCGTCTTGACGATGCGGGATGCGAAGGCCAAGGACGTTTCCGTCCGCTTGGCAGGCTTGCGCCTGGACGCCATCGAAATCCATGCTTGTGCCGGGTTTGCAGAAGCGCAGGGTTCTTTTGCATGGAAGGTCCGGACCGGAGCGGAGCAGGAGACGGTCATCGGTTATGACGCGGAAGCGGGAGAAGTGTACGTGGACCGCCGCCGGTCCGGCATCGCCGATTTCCATCCGCAGTTTGCCGGCAGGCATGCGGCGTCGCTTCGTACTGGAGCGGAGAGCCTGGAGCTCCGGATCTTCGTCGACAAGTCTTCCGTCGAAGTATTCGTGAACGGCGGCGAGTCCGTGTTGACGGATTTGATCTACCCCGATCCTAACTCGGCCGGCTTGTCGCTGCAAACGGATAACGAGCGCTTGACGTTCGACGCGTTCGACCTATTCGAGATAGCGGTTCCGGCGAAATAA